A window of Micromonospora sp. WMMC415 genomic DNA:
GCCGCGCAGCGCGAGCTGCACCAGCCGCTCGACGCACTGCTGCGGATCGGTGTACTCGCGCATGGTCTCGGCGATGGTGTCCGCGCTGACCACGCCGGACAGACCGTCGCTGCAGATCAGGTAGCGGTCGCCGGGAAGCACCTGACGGACCGAGTACTCCGCGTCGATGTCCCGGCCGTCGAGTGCCCGGGTCAGCAGCGACCGCTGCGGGTGGCTGCTCGCCTCCTCGGCGCTGATCCGGCCCTCGTCGACGAGCATCTGGACGTACGTGTCGTCCTTGGTGATCTGGGCGAACTCGCCCTGGCGCAGCAGGTACGCCCGCGAGTCACCGATGTGCACCATGCCCAGCTTGCTGCCGGAGAAGAGGATCGCGGTGAGCGTGGTGCCCATACCCTCCAGCTGGGGGTTGGCGTCCACGGTCTCGCGGAGCTGCTGGGTGGCGTTGTTGACGGCCGAGCGGAGCGCGTCGACCAGGGCGTCACCGGGGACGTCCTCGTCGAGTGGCGCCATGGCACCGATGACGATGTTGCTGGCGACGTCACCGGCAGCCATTCCGCCCATGCCGTCGGCCACGGCGAGCAGCCGCGGCCCGGCGTAGACGGAGTCCTGGTTACCGTCTCGGATCAGACCGCGGTCACTGTGGGCCGCATAGCGCAGGGTCAGAGTCATGGCCGTAATTCGAGTGAAGTGCGGCCGATCCGGATCGGCACGCCGAGGGGGACGGGGGTTGGTCCGGTGACCTTAGCGCGATCCAGGTACGTGCCGTTAGTCGAACCGAGGTCCTCGACGAACCACTGCCCGTCGCGCGGCACCAGCCGGGCGTGTCGCGCGGAGGCGTAGTCGTCGGTGATGACGAGGGTGGAGTCCTCGGCGCGACCGATGGTGATCTGCGCTTCGCCGAGCGTGATGCGGGTGCCGGCCAGCTGGCCGGCGGTCACCACCAGCTGGTGCGCCGCCCGTCCCCGCTTCACCTTGGCCGGCTTCGACGGCTGCCCCAGGGAGGCGCCGACGCCGCGGGGCGCCGCCACCAGCCGGCCCGACCGGGCCCCCGCGAAGAGGTCGCGGCGGATCACTCCGACCACCGTGAACACGAAGATCCACAGCAGGATCAGGAACCCGAACCGGGCGACGGTGATGACGAGTTCCGGCAAGGCGGATCAGCCGTCCACGCGGAAGGTCAGCGTCGTGGTGCCGAGCTGGATCATGTCACCGGGGTTGAGGGCGACGGCGGAGACCCGCTGGCCGTTGACCATCGTGCCGTTGGTCGACCCGAGGTCGGTCAGCACGACCTGACCGCCGTCGAAGTCGAGCCGGGCGTGCCGGCGGGAGATGCCGACGTCGGGCAGGCGCAGGTTGGCCTGGTCGCCGCGGCCGATGACGGTCGAGCCCATCTGGAGCGGGTAGGTGCGCCCGTCACCGGAGACGAGCCGCACGTTGCGGCCGCCGCCGTGGCCGGGCGGCTGACCGTAGCCGCCGCCCTGGTCGTACGCGGGGTACGCCGGCGGGCCGGCGTCGTAGCCCGGGGCGGGCGCCGGGGCGACCTCGCCGCCGGTGTAGACCTCGGCGGTGACCCGGAACATGCCGGTGTCGAGGCCCTCACCCCGTTCGATCTCGACGATCACGTCGCCGTAGACCGTCCACGCCTGCTCGCCGATGAACTCCGCCTGCGACTGGGCCAGCTCCTGGGCCAGCGCGGCGGCGTACGGCGCCAGACGGCTGTGGTCGTACGGCGAGAGATCGATCACGTAGCGGTTGGGCACCAACGTGCGCCCACCGGCCAGGATCGCCTTGTGCGCCTCGGCCTCCCGCTGCATGGCGTTGAGGATCTCCACGGGGTGGACCACCCCTTTGAAGACCTTGGCAAAGGCCCCTTCGACCAGGCCTTCCAGACGCTTCTCGAAGCGTTGCAGCACGCTCACCGGCTCCTCCTCGGGTCCCGAGGACATGATGGTATCCGGCCGGCGCGCGCGCAGCTCACACGCCGCTCGGCCGGATGGCGGCGGCCCGTTCGGCCGGGCCGATTTCGTCGTGCTACTCTTTCGTCCGCCGCGAACGGTAACCGCCACACAGGGTAACGGTTCGCGGCAACGACCGGGAGCCGCGTAGGATGGCCGGGCCCGCTGGAGACGGTGGGTCGGACGCAGTACAGTGTTCCGGGTCGAAGCCACGGGGAAGTGGCGGAATGGCAGACGCGCACGGTTCAGGTCCGTGTGCCCGAAAGGGCGTGGGGGTTCAACTCCCCCCTTCCCCACCATGACGAGGGCTCCGCGCTAGCGGGGCCCTCGTGGCGTATCGGGGCATGTCGTACGTCACGCTATGCTCCGATGGTTTCTGCCACCGACGGACGATGGGGTGTCGTGTGAGTGTCGCGTTCGTGACCGGGTCGGGCGGGCTGATCGGCTCCGAGGCGGTCCGGCACTTCGCCGGCCTCGGGCTCGACGTGGTCGGTATCGACAACGACATGCGGCAGTACTTCTTCGGCAAGGATGGTTCGACGTCCTGGAGTCTGGCCCGCCTCACCGCCGACCTGGGCGACGCCTACACCCACTACTCGGTGGACATCCGGGACCGTGCCGGCCTGGAGAAGATCTTCAAGAAGTACGGCTCCGACATCGCGGTCGTGATCCACAGCGCCGCGCAGCCCAGCCACGACTGGGCCGCCAAGGAGCCGTTCACGGACTTCGACGTGAACGCCGGCGGCACCCTCAACGTCCTGGAGAACACCCGCCAGTACGCGATCGACGCGGCCTTCATCCACTGCTCGACCAACAAGGTGTACGGCGATCGTCCGAACAGCCTGCCACTGGTCGAGTTGGAGACCCGGTACGAGCTGCCCACGGACCATCCGTACTACGAGGGCATCCCCGAGGACATGTCGATCGACGAGTCGCTGCACTCGATCTTCGGAGCCTCGAAGGTGGCCGCCGACGTGATGGTCCAGGAGTACGGCCGGTACTTCGACATGAAGACCGCCTGCTTCCGGGGCGGCACCCTGACCGGCCCCGCCCACTCGGCAGCCGAGCTGCACGGCTTCCTGGCCTATCTGATGCGCTGCGTCATGGAGGGCCGGACGTACAACCTCTTCGGCTACAAGGGAAAGATGGTTCGGGACGCCATCCACTCCCGTGACGTGCTGACCGCCTTCGAGGCGTTCTTCCGCGAGCCGCGGTCGGCTCAGGTCTACAACCTGGGTGGTGGCCGGCACTCGAACACCTCGCACATTGAGGCGTTCCGGATCGCCGAGGAGATCGCCGGCCGCGAGGCGCGGATCAACTATGTCGAGAAGGCCCGGACCGGCGACCACCAGTGGTACGTCAGCAGCATGGCCCGGTTCGAGGAGCACTACCCGAACTGGAAGATCAGCTACGACGTGCCGATGATCCTCCGTGAGATCTACGAGGCCAACGTGGACAAGTGGGTGCCCCAGGCATGAGTGGTCGCGGCAAGCGGAACGTCCTCGGCGTCCTGGTCGACGCCACCGACTACGCCGAGGCGACCGAGGCGGTCGTCGCGGCGGCGCACGAGCGCCGGCCGCTGGCACTCACCGCCCTCGCGGTGCACGGCGTGATGACCGGGGTGCTCGACCCCGCGCACAACGCCCGGCTCAATTCGTTCGACCTGGTCACCCCCGACGGGCAGCCGGTGCGCTGGGCGCTCAACCTGCTGCACGGCGCGGGCCTGACCGAGCGGGTCTACGGCCCGACGCTGACCCTGCACGTGCTCCGCCGCTTCGCCGAGGAGGGGCTGCCGGTCTACCTGTACGGGTCCACCGAGGAGACCCTCGCCAGGTTGATCCCGGCGCTGGAGCGGATGTTCCCGGCCCTGAAGATCGCCGGGGTGGAGCCGTCCAAGTTCCGCGCCGTCCAGCCCGGCGAGGACGCCGAGATCGCCGACCGCATCAAGTCCAGCGGGGCCCGGCTCGTCCTGGTCGGGCTTGGCTGCCCCCGCCAGGAGGTCTTCGCGTACGCGATGCGGCCGCTGCTCGACATGCCGCTGATGGCGGTCGGAGCGGCCTTCGACTACCACGCCGGCCTGCTCAAGCAGCCGCCGCCGTGGATGCAGCGGGCCGGCCTCGAATGGTTCTGGCGGCTCGGCCTGGAGCCGAGACGCCTCTGGCGCCGGTACGTGATCCTCAACCCGGTGTACCTCGCCCGGCTGGCCGCGCAGAAGACCGGTGTGTGGAAGGCGGAGCCACCCGCCCCCGCCACCGAGCGCCCCGCCGGTTTCGCGGTCTGACCAGCCGTCCCCGGACGGCACGAGGCCCCTCCCGGTGATCCGGAAGGGGCCTCGGCCCGTGGGAACCAGGTCTCAGAGGGTCAGCGTCCAGGTGTTGATGTAGCCGGTGTCACCGGAGTAGACGTCCCGCACCTGGAGTCGCCAGGTGCCGTTCGCCGCCTCGCTCGACAGGTTCACGGTGTAGGTGGCGTTGACGTTGTCCGTGCCGTCCCAGAAGCTGCTGTTCTTCAGCCGGTAGGACGAGCCGTCCGGGGCGACCAGGTCGATGACCAGGTCACCGCGGTAGGTGTGCACGATGTTCACCGCGACCGTCGACGTCGCCGAGGCGTTCCGGTTGCAGCCCGAGATCGTGATCGTGCTGGCCACCGTCGCGCCGGTGTCCGGGATCGCCACGTCGCTGCCGTTCGTGCCGGAGCAACCGCCGCCGGTGCCGGTGACCGTCAGCGTGTACGTCGCGGTCCGGGTGCCGGAGGCGGCCGTGCCGGTCACGGTCACCGGGTACGTGCCGGCCGGGGTGCTGGCCGAGGTGCTGATGGTCAGCGTCGACGACCCGCCCGAGGTGACCGTCGCCGGATTGAACGTGGCGGTGGCGCCGGACGGCAGGCCGCTGGCCGAGAGGCTCACCGACTGGGCGGAACCGTTGGTGGTGGCGGTGGCCACGGTCGCGGTGACGGAGCCGCCGGGCGCGGTGGAGCCGGAGGTCGGCGACACCGAGACCGAGAAGTCGTTGGGCGGCGGCGGGGTGTCGCCGTTGACCACGTAGAGCAGCCGGTTCGGGGTGCCGGTGCCCGGGTTCGTGACCACGTTCGGGGTGGCGTTGGTGACCAGGTAGTCCCGGACCTGCTGCGGGGTCCACGACGGGTTGGCCGAGAGCACCAGCGCCGCGGCGCCGGCGACGTGCGGCGACGCCATCGAGGTGCCGCTGATCGTGTTCGTCGCGGTGTCGTTGGTGTGCCAGGCGGACGTGATGCTCACGCCCGGCGCCAGGATGTCCACGCAGGTGCCGAAGTTGGAGAAGCTGGCGGCGGCGTCGTTGTTCTGGGTGGCACCGACGGTGATCGCCGGCGCGGCGCGGGCCGGGGAGTAGTTGCAGGCGTTCTGCCGGTTGCCGAGGAAGTCGCCGTTGCCGGCGGCCACCGCGTACGTGATGCCGGAGTTGATCGAGTTGATCACGGCGTTGTCGACGGACGTGTTCGCCCCGCCACCCAGGCTCATGTTGGCGACGGCGGGCTTGACCGCGTTCGCGGTGACCCAGTCGATGCCGGCGACGACCCCG
This region includes:
- a CDS encoding FHA domain-containing protein, which gives rise to MPELVITVARFGFLILLWIFVFTVVGVIRRDLFAGARSGRLVAAPRGVGASLGQPSKPAKVKRGRAAHQLVVTAGQLAGTRITLGEAQITIGRAEDSTLVITDDYASARHARLVPRDGQWFVEDLGSTNGTYLDRAKVTGPTPVPLGVPIRIGRTSLELRP
- a CDS encoding DUF3662 and FHA domain-containing protein, whose product is MSSGPEEEPVSVLQRFEKRLEGLVEGAFAKVFKGVVHPVEILNAMQREAEAHKAILAGGRTLVPNRYVIDLSPYDHSRLAPYAAALAQELAQSQAEFIGEQAWTVYGDVIVEIERGEGLDTGMFRVTAEVYTGGEVAPAPAPGYDAGPPAYPAYDQGGGYGQPPGHGGGRNVRLVSGDGRTYPLQMGSTVIGRGDQANLRLPDVGISRRHARLDFDGGQVVLTDLGSTNGTMVNGQRVSAVALNPGDMIQLGTTTLTFRVDG
- a CDS encoding NAD-dependent epimerase/dehydratase family protein, with amino-acid sequence MSVAFVTGSGGLIGSEAVRHFAGLGLDVVGIDNDMRQYFFGKDGSTSWSLARLTADLGDAYTHYSVDIRDRAGLEKIFKKYGSDIAVVIHSAAQPSHDWAAKEPFTDFDVNAGGTLNVLENTRQYAIDAAFIHCSTNKVYGDRPNSLPLVELETRYELPTDHPYYEGIPEDMSIDESLHSIFGASKVAADVMVQEYGRYFDMKTACFRGGTLTGPAHSAAELHGFLAYLMRCVMEGRTYNLFGYKGKMVRDAIHSRDVLTAFEAFFREPRSAQVYNLGGGRHSNTSHIEAFRIAEEIAGREARINYVEKARTGDHQWYVSSMARFEEHYPNWKISYDVPMILREIYEANVDKWVPQA
- a CDS encoding WecB/TagA/CpsF family glycosyltransferase, coding for MSGRGKRNVLGVLVDATDYAEATEAVVAAAHERRPLALTALAVHGVMTGVLDPAHNARLNSFDLVTPDGQPVRWALNLLHGAGLTERVYGPTLTLHVLRRFAEEGLPVYLYGSTEETLARLIPALERMFPALKIAGVEPSKFRAVQPGEDAEIADRIKSSGARLVLVGLGCPRQEVFAYAMRPLLDMPLMAVGAAFDYHAGLLKQPPPWMQRAGLEWFWRLGLEPRRLWRRYVILNPVYLARLAAQKTGVWKAEPPAPATERPAGFAV
- a CDS encoding S8 family serine peptidase, with translation MGIPRRSVLVGVAALAMVATATPALAAEPVGTVLSAGGATAVRDSYIVVFKDSAVSRAAIGSSLNRLVGKHGGTVARTYSAALRGAELRMSAQAAARMAADPAVAYVEQNHTVSIAGTQTNPPSWGLDRIDQRNLPLNSSYTYPNTAGNVTSYVIDTGIRTTHSDFGGRATWGTNTADSNNTDCNGHGTHVAGTVGGTAYGVAKATRLVAVKVLNCQGSGTNAGVVAGIDWVTANAVKPAVANMSLGGGANTSVDNAVINSINSGITYAVAAGNGDFLGNRQNACNYSPARAAPAITVGATQNNDAAASFSNFGTCVDILAPGVSITSAWHTNDTATNTISGTSMASPHVAGAAALVLSANPSWTPQQVRDYLVTNATPNVVTNPGTGTPNRLLYVVNGDTPPPPNDFSVSVSPTSGSTAPGGSVTATVATATTNGSAQSVSLSASGLPSGATATFNPATVTSGGSSTLTISTSASTPAGTYPVTVTGTAASGTRTATYTLTVTGTGGGCSGTNGSDVAIPDTGATVASTITISGCNRNASATSTVAVNIVHTYRGDLVIDLVAPDGSSYRLKNSSFWDGTDNVNATYTVNLSSEAANGTWRLQVRDVYSGDTGYINTWTLTL